The genomic interval CCTCTGACATGCGGATTCGCGCCCGTGTACAATCACTAGCGATGCCGGCTGCATGCAACCATAGCGGATTGGTCACCGTATTTTACGCATGCTTTTCAACTGCCGGCGCAAGAGGGGTACTTTGTGAATCGGATGCGAGTGGGGATTGTGGGTGGAGGTCTGGGCGGGCTGCTGACGGCCTATATGCTCGAACGAAGATCGCCGCGGCCATGTGACATCACGATCTTCGAAGCCAGCGCGCGGCTGGGCGGCAAAATCATCACACGTCAATTTGAGTCGGCGCCCGTCCGTTACGAAGCGGGCGCGGCCGAGTTGTATGACTATTCGCAGCTCGGACCCGATCCGCTGCGCGAGTTGATTTCTGAGCTCGGACTCAGCGTCACCAATATCGACGGTCGCGCGGTGATAATCGGCGATCGCATCCTGCGCTCGCAAACCGATATCGCGCGCGAGTTCGGACCGTCCGCGCTCAACGCACTCAACAAGTTCAACTCGATGGCGCGCGCGGCGATTAGCCCGGCCGAATACTACGAATCAGATTGGAAAGCCGACAACAAGGATTCGCTGTCGCGCGCGAGCTTTCGCGATTTGCTGGCAAAAGTCGGCGACGACAACGTCCGCCGCTATGTCGAAGTCGCGGTGCACAGCGACCTCGCCACCGAGCCTCATCTGACCAACGCGATGTACGGGCTGCAGAACTACCTGATGAACGAAGCCGACTACATGCGGCTCTACGTCATCGATGGCGGAATCGAGCGGCTGCCGCGCGCGCTCGCGGAACGAATCGGCGCGCAGGTCAGGCTCAATCATCCAGTCACGAAAATCGAACGCGGCGCCGATCGCACCTATCGCATCTCGTCGCGCAGTCATGGCGAGGCCCGGAGCGATAACTTCGACTATGTCGTCGTGGCGTTGCCTAACAACTGGTTACCGCTCGTCAACTTCGGTGGCGCGACGCTCGGCGACGCGATGCATCGGCATCACAAGTTCTACGACTACCCCGCGCACTACCTGCGCGTGAGCGTGCTGTTTGAGCGCCCGTTCTGGCGCACGCAGCTCCGCGAATCGTACTTTATGCTCGACGCGTTCGGCGGATGCTGCGTCTATGACGAAAGCTCGCGCATCGCGGACAGTCCGTACGGCGTGCTCGGATGGCTGCTGGCGGGCGACGCGGCGCTGGCGATGAGCAATCTCGCCGACGCGGTGCTCATCGACGCGGTACTCGACTCGCTACCCACTTCGTTGCGCGACGACGCGCGCCAGTATCTACGCGAAGGCCGCGTGCATCGCTTCGCTGGCGCGGTAAATGGCCTGCCCGGTGGTTACCCGGCGCGCGAGCCCGATTCGCGCCACCTGCCGGAGCCTGAAAATCATCGCGAGCTGTTCGTGGTCGGGGACTATCTCTTCGATTCGACGATTAACGGCGTGCTCGACTCGGCCGATGTTGTCGCGGAGTTCATCGCAGACGATCTGCGCAACCAGGCACGCCTTAGCGTCGCGTCGACACCCGCTGCAGCCACACAGGTTCAGGCGACCGAGCCCCTTCCCGAGATGCCTGTCGCTGCCGCGGCGAGGGCTGAAGCGTCATGAGCACGGCAATTCACAAAGTCGCCGAGATCGCGTCGGCGCGCGGCGCATCGGCCGTTTTCAAGCGCCTAACGTTTATCGCTGAGGCGGAGCCCGGATTGCGGCAACTGCGCGAGTATCGCAATCCGCGGAACTGCATCGCAATCGAGGAAGACTTCGATGCGAACGCGACGATTTCGGAGAAATCTGAGCTTCTCCTCGCTATGATACCGACCGAAGCAGCCGCGGAAACGAAGAAAGTCAGAGACACGTGGATGTCGAGCGGCGACGTGGGTCCGATAACGTTCACCGCGTGTGGATTGAAAATCGAATGGCGCCCCGGCCGCGCGATCGTGCAAGGTCCGCCCGCGGGATTCGATGCCGCCGCAAAGGCGCTCGCGGATTTCACTTTCTATGAAGGCGAGCTGCGCGCGCTCGAGCGCGAGATCGAAAGCCGCGAACCGCAGGCGCAACTCGATGCGTCCTACGCCCTTCGAATTCGCCATAGAGATCGCAAGCATTGGCAGCGCTTCGCAGAGCTGATCGAACATTTCTATCGCATGCGTCTTAGCTACGCGCGCCTCGAGCCGCAGCTCACGATCCCCTCGTCAGACCTGCCTCGCGATGCGAAGCAGCTCATGACGCGCCTCTGCGAAGAAGCAAATGTAGAGGACCGCCTCGAAGCATTCTCAAACCGCCTCGAAGCCTGCGAAGATCTCTACGAAGGCGCGACCGATCGCATCGCGGAATACAAATGGTACTTCGGCGGCCAATGGCTGGAGATCACGATCGTCGGTCTGCTGGTCCTGGAAGTCGTCCTGCTCGGCTTCGACATGTACCTCCGCCACTTCAAGTAGGTCGCGCTTTCTTATCTCCGGACAAACCCTATCTCGAGAGCGCCAACGCGATCAGAACAGTACCCGAATCGAAGGCCGCCCGGGAACCAGACCCCGCAACATTAGAATGACCGAAGGATGGCGGCCATCCGATCGGAGAAGTCAGATCCAAAACACAGTGGAGTGGGCGTCCCTGCCCGCCCTATTATTTTTCAGAAGGCAGTTCTCAACCCATCGAACGCGAACGTTGGTCCGCGATCGATCATTGGATAGCTACGAAGCGTTTGGCGCTTACTACCGGTTCCAACTAGGATCGCCGGCAGACTGCCGGATCATTACGATGCGGCCGGCAGGCGAGGAGCGCGCGCATGCGATTTCACTGGTTTGCCGAGGTCACCTATCCGCATCTGCCGGATGATTTCCGGGAGAAGTATCCGTCCGCGTGGGTGACGCCACCGGCGCATCTTTGCGATCCGCGCAAGGCTGGCGAGATGTACCGGATGTTCATCCGCCTGATGCAACTCGCTGACGAAGTCGGCTTCGACGGCCTGACCGTCAACGAGCATCATCAGACTCCGCTAGCCGTGACGCCCTCGCCCAACCTGCTCGCGGCGAGCCTCGCCTCGACCACGAGAAACGCGGCCATCACGATCGTCGGCAATTCGCTTGCGCTCTACAACCCGCCGACCCGTATCGCCGAAGAGTATGCCTACATCGATTGCCTCTCCGGCGGACGTCTCACTGCGGGATTCGTGCTCGGCACCGCGATGGACTCGACATTCGCGTACGGCATGACGCCGGTCGAGATGCGCGAGCGCTTCGAGGAAGCGCGCCAACTCATCCTGCGCGCGTGGAGCGAGCCTGAGCCGTTCGCGTTCAATGGCAAATACACCAAGCTTCGTTACGTCAATATCTGGCCGCGGCCGGTGCAGAAGAAACTGCCGGTCTGGGTTCCGGGCGGAGGCGGCAGCGTCGAGACCTGGGACCTCGTGATCGACAACGACTACTGCTATGGCCATCTGTCGTTCTCCGGCCTCTACTCATCGAAGCCACTCGTCGATGCGTTCTGGGAATACGTTGCCAAACGCGGCGGCACGATGAATCCGCATCGCATGGCGTTCACGCAAATCGTATGCGTCGCCAACACCGATGCTGAAGCCGAAAAGCAGTACTACGAGGCCGTTCGCTATTTTCATCGCAACGGCGCGCCGAGCATGGGCTTTCTGAATCCTCCCGGCTACACGACGATTCGCTCGATGAAATCGATGGGCGAGCAGTTGAAGGTCGGCCAGAGCAAGCTCACGGCCGAAGATCGTCTGCGCGCGGGCCGCGGCGAAATGAGCTTCTGGGAGTATGACGAGAAGGGCTACATCATCGCAGGCACGCCGCAGCGTGTGCGCCAGCGCCTGCGCGAGTTGATCAAGGATTTGCGCGTCGGCCAGCTAATCGCGACGCCGCACATGGGCAATCTTCCCGAGGAAGTAGGCGCCGAAAACACGCGCCTCTTCGGCCTAGAAGTCGCGCCATACCTGCGCGATCTGTGGGCCGACGAGCCGGATCACTGGACTTCCGAGATCAGCCAGAAGCTCGTCGCCGCGAATGCTCCTCGAGTGCGAACCGAGACCGCGTCGACAGCAGAATCGATGCCGGCGAAGTAGTGCGCCTGCGCAGGCGATCTGCCTGAATATAGTCGGGCGGGCGTCCCTGCCCCCCGCTGAGATGCGCGCTCTTCCCGCGCTTCCATTCTGCAGCGTCGAAGGCGCGCAACGCGCCGACTTGACGGCGGGCAATTTCCGCGAACTTTTTCCGAACCAACCCTAGTACGGAAACTCGACCATTACCTTGGCTTGCGAGCCTGGGGTGCGCAGCGCTTCGAACATCGCGGGGATTTGCGCGAGTTCGATGACGTCGGTGATCATCGGCTTGGCGTCGATCAGTCCGTTCGCGAGCGCCTCGACCGTGTCCTGGAACTCAGCGTGCGTGTAGGCCATCGCGAAGTCCATCCGCACTTCTTTGCCAATGCAGTTGAGCGGCGTGATCGTGTCGGATTCGAGGCACACCCCGATCACGACGATCTGCCCGTGCCGCGCGACGAACTTCACCGCCTCCATCAAGGTGCTCTTCACGCCGATACATTCGAATACCAGCGCAGGATCATGGCCGATCAACTCGCGCATGATGTGGATCGCGTTATGGTCATGCGGATTTATGACGGCGTCGGCGCCGAGCTTCATTGCGAGCTCGGCGCGGCCCGGCGCCAATTCCGATACAACGATCGGTCCCGCGCCTTTCGCCTTGGCCCACAAGAGAGTCGCGAGACCTATCGGCCCCGCGCCCATCACCAGGCATCCCTTGCCCGGTTTGATCACGGCGCGGTTTACGCCATGCAATCCCACCGCGAGCGGCTCGACCAGCGCGCCTTCTCGGGAGCTTACATGGTCGGGCAGGCGCAGCAGGCTGCGCTCGCCGCACAGCACGTACTCGGCGTATGCGCCGGGAAGATGACCGAGGCCGAGTGAGCGCATGTGCCGGCAATGCATCGCATCGCCGGTGCGGCAGTGATCGCATTCTCCGCACGAGATGTACGGGAGAGCGGTTACGCGTTCGCCGATCTTGAAATCGCGCACGCCCGCGCCGAGTTCCGCGATCTCGCCGCAGAACTCGTGGCCCATGATGGTGCCGGGCATCGCCAGCCCATGCTGTACCAGATGCAGATCGGAGCCGCAGATTCCGCAGTTGTGAACCTTCAGAACAACTTCCCCCGAGCCCGGTACAGGCTCGGGCGCGTCAAGCAGGGTCATCTCATTGACGGCATGAAATGCAGCAGCCTTCATGGTAATCGCGCCTCCCCACGCGAGTCGCCCCCGCTTTTGATTTTGCGGCTATCTCTCAGCGGCGTTCGATCAACTCGATTTTGTAGCCGTTGGGATCCTCGATGAAGGCAATCTTCGTCGTCCCATGGGCCATCGGTCCCGGCTCGCGCGTAATCTTCACGCCGCTGTTACGCAACTCGTCGCACGCCTTATAGATGTCAGGCACGCCTACCGCAAGATGTCCAAAGGCAGTACCCAGATCGTACTTGTTTTTGCCGTAGTTGTAGGTGAGCTCGACCACGGTGCCGTGATCCTCGTTGTCGTAGCCGACGAAAGCCAGGGTGAATTCGCCGCTCGGAAAATCCTGCTGGCGCAGCAGCTTCATCCCGAGCTTGCTGGTGTAGAAATCGAGCGATTCCTTGAGGTCGTTCACCCGGAGCATCGTATGCAGTAAGCGCATGTCAGTTGTCCTTTCGCCGAATTGGTTTACGGCGCGCCGCGATCGCATCGACCAGTCCACCGCGAATCTCGGCAAAGAGGTCCTCGGTCGATGCGATTCCTGCCGCCTTCATTTTCTCTACCAGTTCCCATCGCGTGCAGCCGAGCGCCTGGGCCGCCTCGTGCTCGTGAATCCGCCTGGCGCGCACGAGCTCCAAAATCGCTAGCTCGCGCATCCGACCGACAAATTCGGCCTCGGGGAACTGCGTGTCGAAAACTCCGTCCGGCAGTTCGATCTTGATATCCATCGCCGCGAAACGAGCTTCATCGATCCTCGCGGGACTGTCAAACCGGCGCTTGGCGCGGATGGCCCCGATGTTTTAGGTTAGCGGTCGGGCTAGTAGCGCTAACTTTGAACGCGGGGACTTTTCGCGCCGGCCGCGCGAGTGCCTCGATGGGGAAATATCATGGACTTCGATTTCACGCCCGAGGATGAAGCGTTTCGCCAGGAGTTCCGCTCGTGGCTCGAGGCCAACAAGGGTGGCGCTCCGCGCCCGCGCGACATCTTTTCGACCGAGACCAAGGAAGCCTGGGACGAACAGGTGGCATGGGCGAAGAAGCTCGCTTCGGGCGGATGGCTCGCCGTCAACTGGCCCAAGGAATACGGCGGCCGCGGCGCGACTGTCCTGCAGACGATCGTTTACAACGAAGAGCTCTCGCGCGTTAACCTCGCGGCGCCGATGGTCGGCATGGGCGTGAGCCTGCTCGGCCCGACGCTCCTGCATTGGGGCAACGAGGAGCAGAAGCAGCGCTACATCCCGAAGATCCTCAAGGCCGAGGAAATCTGGTGCCAGGGCTACAGCGAGCCCGGCTCGGGATCGGATCTCGCCTCGCTCCAGACCCGCGCGGTCGAGGACGGCGACGACTTCGTCGTCAACGGGCAGAAGGTCTGGACCTCGATGGCGCAGTACGCCGACATGATCTTTCTGCTCGTCCGCACCGATCCCCAGGCGCCCAAGCATAAGGGCATCAGTTATCTATTGGTTGACATGCACAGTCCCGGTGTCACGGTCCGTCCGCTAGTGCAGATGACGGGCAACAAGGGCTTCAACGAGGTCTTCTTCGAGGACGTGCGCGTGCCGAAGAAGAATCTCGTCGGCGAGAAGAACCAGGGATGGCAGGTCGCGATCACGACGCTGATGTTCGAGCGCTCGGGCGGCGGCGGCGATCGCGGCGCGACCGGCACCTGCGAGGATCTCGCTCATCTGGCGAAAAGACTGCCGCGCAACGGCGGCAGCGCGTGGGACGACGACAGCGTGCGGCAGAAAATCGCCGAGTTCTATTGCGAAGCCAACGCGCTCCGCTACACCGGCTATCGCCAGCTCACGCGGCGTATCAAGGGATTGCCTCCCGGACCTGAAGGCTCGATGATGAAGCTCTGCAGCACGGAGCTGAATCACCGCATGATGCTGTTCGCGATGGAATTGCTCGGGCCGTATAGCCAGATCGAGTATTACGCCGAGCATTCTCTGGATCACGGCAAGTGGTTGTTCAGGATGCTCGCGTCGCGCGGCGGCACGATCGCGGCCGGCAGCAATCAGATTCAGCACAACATTATCGGCGAGCGCGTCCTCGGCCTGCCCAAGGGCTGATAGTCGCGGCCACCGATCTCACGAGGTAAGACATCGGATGGATTTCAACTACACGCCCGAAGACGAAGCGTTCCGTAAAGAGCTGCGCACCTGGCTCGAAGCCAACAAGGGTCACGCACCCGGTTCCGTCAATATGATGGCCGAGGAATCCGACGACGGATGGCAGGACCGCGTGCGCTGGCACAAGAAGCTCAACGAGGGCGGATGGGTCGCCGTCAACTGGCCCAAGGAATATGGCGGCCGCGGCGCGACCGTAATGCAACGTCTCATCTTCCGGGAAGAGATGAATCGTCTCGGGCTCGCCGAGCCGTTCATCGGCATGGGCATCAGCCTGCTCGGCCCGACGCTCATGCATTGGGGCGACGAGGAGCAGCGAGCGCGCTACCTGCCAAAGATCCTGAAGGGCGAGGAAGTCTGGTGCCAGGGCTATTCCGAGCCGGGCGCGGGTTCCGATCTCGCAGGGCTCCAGACGCGCGCAGTCGAGGACGGCGATGACTTCGTCGTCAACGGGCAGAAGGTCTGGACCTCGATGGCGCAGCATGCGGACCTGATTTTCCTGCTCGTCCGCACCGATCCCGCGGCGCCCAAGCACAAGGGCATCAGCTATCTGCTGGTTGACATGCGTAGCCCGGGAATCACCGTGCGGCCGCTCGTGCAGATCACGGGGTCGAAGGGTTTCAACGAGGTTTTCTTCGAAGACGTACGCGTGCCGAAGAAGAATCTCGTCGGCGGTTTGAACAACGGATGGAACGTCGCAATCACGACGCTGATGTTCGAGCGCGGCGGCGGTGGCGGCGAAGGCTACATGGGCGAGGTGCATGAGCTGGTCGAGCTCGCCAAGCGCGTGCCGCGCAACGGCAGCACGGCGTGGGACGACGCAGGCGTGAGACAGAAAGCGGCAGAGTTCGCGGCCGACGCGCTCGCGCTCAAGTACACCGGCTATCGCCAGCTCACGCGGCAGTTGAAGGGCCTGCCGCCCGGCCCCGAAGGCTCGATGATGAAGCTGTGCGGCACAGAGCTCGCGCTAAGAATCGCGATCTACGCGATGGAACTGCTCGGCCCCTACAGCCAAATCGAATTCGGCGCCGACTTCGCAATCGACAAGGGCAAGTGGTCGTTCCGCATGCTCTCCGCCCGCGGCCCCACAATCTACGCCGGGACGAATCAGATCCAACACAACATCATAGGCGAAAGAGTCCTCGGCCTGCCCAAGGGTTGATCCCTCGATTCTAAACTTGCGCGCTCACCTTCTTAAACCCTCTCACGTTAAGTCACGGGAGAGGGCGGTTAGGCGCGCAAAGCGCGCCTAACAGGTGAGGGTGCAGGATCGCCCGATGCCCGCCGAAAGTGAATTAACGCGCACTCAGAGTGAGCATTCGCCTGCATCTCAACAACCCAGAACCCTCACCTGCCTGACGCGCGCATCATCACGCGAGGCGGGCGTGGCTTTGGGGGCGTAGCGAGGCGGCGAAATCGGCGGCGATGCGGACAGCCTCGGCGGGTTCGAGCGATGCTACCGTTATTCTGATGCCGGGAGCGCTCTTGATGCGGTAGATTTCGCCGGCGCGCACGGCCCATCTTTTGCGCGCGAGGGCCTGCACGATCGCGGTTTCTTCTGCGACTGGAATCCAGACATTCAGACCGGAGCGGCCGTATGCTTCGATGCCGTGCGTGTTGAGCGCCGCGATCATGGCGCGGCGGCGTTCTGCGTAGGTGTCGGCGGCGTGCTTCATCGCGCGCCAGGTTTTCGGCTCCGACCACATATTCACGACGATTCGCTGCAGGATCCGGCTGACCCATCGCGGGCCTATCCTGAGGCGGCCTTCGACGCGGGCGACTGTGCGCGCGTCGCCGATCAAAGTCGCGAGGCGAAGATCGGGGCCGAGTGATTTCGAAACCGAGCGCACGATCGCCCAGCGCTCGAGCCCTGCCGTCGTCGTCAAGGCAGGCGCGCCCGCGACCGGCCCCGCGTGATCGTCCTCGATGACAACGACCCCCGGATGTCGCGCGAGAACGCGCTGAAGTTCCATTGCGCGTTT from Candidatus Binataceae bacterium carries:
- a CDS encoding FAD-dependent oxidoreductase — its product is MRVGIVGGGLGGLLTAYMLERRSPRPCDITIFEASARLGGKIITRQFESAPVRYEAGAAELYDYSQLGPDPLRELISELGLSVTNIDGRAVIIGDRILRSQTDIAREFGPSALNALNKFNSMARAAISPAEYYESDWKADNKDSLSRASFRDLLAKVGDDNVRRYVEVAVHSDLATEPHLTNAMYGLQNYLMNEADYMRLYVIDGGIERLPRALAERIGAQVRLNHPVTKIERGADRTYRISSRSHGEARSDNFDYVVVALPNNWLPLVNFGGATLGDAMHRHHKFYDYPAHYLRVSVLFERPFWRTQLRESYFMLDAFGGCCVYDESSRIADSPYGVLGWLLAGDAALAMSNLADAVLIDAVLDSLPTSLRDDARQYLREGRVHRFAGAVNGLPGGYPAREPDSRHLPEPENHRELFVVGDYLFDSTINGVLDSADVVAEFIADDLRNQARLSVASTPAAATQVQATEPLPEMPVAAAARAEAS
- a CDS encoding LLM class flavin-dependent oxidoreductase, yielding MRFHWFAEVTYPHLPDDFREKYPSAWVTPPAHLCDPRKAGEMYRMFIRLMQLADEVGFDGLTVNEHHQTPLAVTPSPNLLAASLASTTRNAAITIVGNSLALYNPPTRIAEEYAYIDCLSGGRLTAGFVLGTAMDSTFAYGMTPVEMRERFEEARQLILRAWSEPEPFAFNGKYTKLRYVNIWPRPVQKKLPVWVPGGGGSVETWDLVIDNDYCYGHLSFSGLYSSKPLVDAFWEYVAKRGGTMNPHRMAFTQIVCVANTDAEAEKQYYEAVRYFHRNGAPSMGFLNPPGYTTIRSMKSMGEQLKVGQSKLTAEDRLRAGRGEMSFWEYDEKGYIIAGTPQRVRQRLRELIKDLRVGQLIATPHMGNLPEEVGAENTRLFGLEVAPYLRDLWADEPDHWTSEISQKLVAANAPRVRTETASTAESMPAK
- a CDS encoding alcohol dehydrogenase catalytic domain-containing protein, with amino-acid sequence MKAAAFHAVNEMTLLDAPEPVPGSGEVVLKVHNCGICGSDLHLVQHGLAMPGTIMGHEFCGEIAELGAGVRDFKIGERVTALPYISCGECDHCRTGDAMHCRHMRSLGLGHLPGAYAEYVLCGERSLLRLPDHVSSREGALVEPLAVGLHGVNRAVIKPGKGCLVMGAGPIGLATLLWAKAKGAGPIVVSELAPGRAELAMKLGADAVINPHDHNAIHIMRELIGHDPALVFECIGVKSTLMEAVKFVARHGQIVVIGVCLESDTITPLNCIGKEVRMDFAMAYTHAEFQDTVEALANGLIDAKPMITDVIELAQIPAMFEALRTPGSQAKVMVEFPY
- the gloA gene encoding lactoylglutathione lyase codes for the protein MRLLHTMLRVNDLKESLDFYTSKLGMKLLRQQDFPSGEFTLAFVGYDNEDHGTVVELTYNYGKNKYDLGTAFGHLAVGVPDIYKACDELRNSGVKITREPGPMAHGTTKIAFIEDPNGYKIELIERR
- a CDS encoding UPF0175 family protein, which produces MDIKIELPDGVFDTQFPEAEFVGRMRELAILELVRARRIHEHEAAQALGCTRWELVEKMKAAGIASTEDLFAEIRGGLVDAIAARRKPIRRKDN
- a CDS encoding acyl-CoA dehydrogenase family protein, with protein sequence MDFDFTPEDEAFRQEFRSWLEANKGGAPRPRDIFSTETKEAWDEQVAWAKKLASGGWLAVNWPKEYGGRGATVLQTIVYNEELSRVNLAAPMVGMGVSLLGPTLLHWGNEEQKQRYIPKILKAEEIWCQGYSEPGSGSDLASLQTRAVEDGDDFVVNGQKVWTSMAQYADMIFLLVRTDPQAPKHKGISYLLVDMHSPGVTVRPLVQMTGNKGFNEVFFEDVRVPKKNLVGEKNQGWQVAITTLMFERSGGGGDRGATGTCEDLAHLAKRLPRNGGSAWDDDSVRQKIAEFYCEANALRYTGYRQLTRRIKGLPPGPEGSMMKLCSTELNHRMMLFAMELLGPYSQIEYYAEHSLDHGKWLFRMLASRGGTIAAGSNQIQHNIIGERVLGLPKG
- a CDS encoding acyl-CoA dehydrogenase family protein is translated as MDFNYTPEDEAFRKELRTWLEANKGHAPGSVNMMAEESDDGWQDRVRWHKKLNEGGWVAVNWPKEYGGRGATVMQRLIFREEMNRLGLAEPFIGMGISLLGPTLMHWGDEEQRARYLPKILKGEEVWCQGYSEPGAGSDLAGLQTRAVEDGDDFVVNGQKVWTSMAQHADLIFLLVRTDPAAPKHKGISYLLVDMRSPGITVRPLVQITGSKGFNEVFFEDVRVPKKNLVGGLNNGWNVAITTLMFERGGGGGEGYMGEVHELVELAKRVPRNGSTAWDDAGVRQKAAEFAADALALKYTGYRQLTRQLKGLPPGPEGSMMKLCGTELALRIAIYAMELLGPYSQIEFGADFAIDKGKWSFRMLSARGPTIYAGTNQIQHNIIGERVLGLPKG